A single window of Flavobacteriales bacterium DNA harbors:
- a CDS encoding ABC transporter permease: MNNSYFKEYMRIALRSIRSTLLRTILTIAIIAMGITALVGILTSIDALKQTLNNNFASMGANTFNIRNRGLAIRIGSGGERPKVYEPISYDEAMAFKENFSFPATVSATVIGTRIATLKYGAEKTNPNVTVFGVDAEYLTTSGYELSYGRNFTKQEVIYGTRHTIIGKEIAETLFKNAAEAVNKQIKIGAGMYTVIAVLKEKGSSLGFGGDRIALLPVQNVRQNYGSQDMNFVLEVKADDVEQMNVAIGEATGLFRIIRGVHPGEDSTFEITKSDSLAGVLIESLGFVAIIATFIGLITLLGSAIGLMNIMLVSVTERTREIGLRKALGATSQAILWQFLIESVMICQIGGVVGIFIGILVGNIISMITGGGFIIPWLWMTIGVLLCVITGLIAGLLPALKASRLDPIEALRTE; the protein is encoded by the coding sequence ATGAACAATTCATATTTCAAAGAATATATGCGGATCGCGCTCAGGTCTATCCGGAGCACGCTCCTGCGAACCATACTGACCATAGCCATCATTGCCATGGGCATCACCGCCCTGGTGGGAATCCTTACGTCCATTGACGCCCTGAAGCAGACGTTGAACAACAATTTCGCAAGCATGGGCGCCAATACTTTCAACATCAGGAACCGCGGCCTCGCCATCAGGATCGGCTCCGGCGGAGAACGCCCGAAGGTGTATGAACCCATATCCTATGATGAAGCCATGGCATTCAAGGAAAATTTTTCTTTCCCGGCCACTGTTTCCGCCACCGTTATTGGCACCCGGATCGCTACATTGAAATATGGCGCAGAAAAAACAAACCCGAATGTGACCGTCTTCGGGGTGGATGCGGAATACCTGACCACCTCCGGATATGAATTATCATATGGCCGCAACTTCACAAAGCAGGAGGTGATCTACGGCACACGGCATACCATCATCGGCAAGGAGATCGCGGAAACGCTATTCAAAAATGCAGCGGAAGCGGTAAACAAACAGATCAAAATCGGTGCAGGCATGTACACTGTGATCGCCGTGCTTAAAGAAAAGGGATCAAGCCTGGGATTCGGTGGCGACCGGATTGCCTTGCTACCGGTACAGAATGTGCGCCAGAACTATGGAAGTCAGGATATGAACTTTGTCCTGGAGGTCAAGGCAGATGATGTCGAGCAGATGAATGTAGCGATCGGGGAAGCCACCGGCCTGTTCCGGATCATCCGCGGTGTTCATCCCGGGGAAGACAGCACCTTTGAGATCACGAAAAGCGATAGCCTGGCCGGCGTGCTCATCGAAAGTCTGGGCTTTGTGGCCATCATCGCTACGTTTATAGGATTGATCACATTGCTCGGTTCAGCGATCGGCCTGATGAATATCATGCTGGTTTCGGTGACAGAGCGAACCCGGGAGATCGGTTTAAGAAAGGCCCTTGGCGCCACCTCACAAGCCATCCTGTGGCAATTCCTGATCGAGTCGGTGATGATCTGCCAGATCGGGGGTGTCGTGGGCATCTTTATCGGCATCCTGGTAGGTAACATCATCTCCATGATCACCGGTGGTGGCTTCATCATCCCCTGGTTGTGGATGACCATCGGCGTATTGCTATGTGTGATCACCGGACTGATCGCCGGTCTGCTGCCTGCACTGAAAGCCTCCAGGCTGGATCCGATCGAAGCTTTGCGAACTGAGTAG
- a CDS encoding RluA family pseudouridine synthase — protein sequence MTRSNTDSDTDPEVLYEDNHLIVVNKRASDIVQGDKTGDDPLSETVANYLARIHKKPGKAFIGVTHRIDRPVSGVVLFTKTSKALSRMNQSFRDKKVRKTYWAVVKNRPEQMEGELRHYLRKNQKQNKSYVVKAGTPDAKEAVTRYRVLGHSDTYTLLEVEPVTGRHHQIRVQLAHMGCPIKGDLKYGFNRSNNDASIHLHARTINFEHPVRNEPMTITAPVPAGDPVWSFFESQFTEA from the coding sequence ATGACCAGGAGCAATACTGATTCCGACACTGACCCGGAGGTATTGTATGAAGACAACCACCTGATCGTCGTAAACAAACGCGCATCGGACATCGTGCAGGGCGATAAGACCGGCGATGATCCGCTAAGCGAGACCGTCGCAAACTACCTCGCACGAATACACAAGAAACCGGGAAAAGCTTTCATTGGCGTTACCCACCGGATAGACCGGCCGGTAAGCGGCGTGGTGCTGTTTACCAAAACTTCGAAAGCACTGAGCCGGATGAATCAGAGCTTTCGGGATAAGAAGGTCAGAAAGACGTACTGGGCTGTGGTGAAGAACAGACCCGAGCAAATGGAGGGAGAGCTCAGGCATTATCTCCGGAAGAATCAGAAGCAGAATAAGTCCTACGTTGTGAAAGCCGGAACACCGGATGCCAAAGAGGCCGTCACAAGGTACAGGGTGCTTGGCCATAGCGACACATACACGCTGCTGGAGGTGGAGCCCGTCACAGGCAGGCACCACCAGATCAGGGTTCAGCTGGCCCACATGGGATGCCCCATCAAAGGAGACCTCAAATACGGATTTAACAGAAGCAACAACGATGCTTCCATCCACCTTCACGCCAGAACCATTAACTTTGAGCATCCCGTCCGAAATGAACCGATGACCATTACGGCTCCGGTTCCGGCGGGCGATCCTGTTTGGTCATTCTTTGAATCTCAATTCACCGAGGCATGA
- the panB gene encoding 3-methyl-2-oxobutanoate hydroxymethyltransferase, whose amino-acid sequence MSKNLSQVKRVTTHVLQDMKRRGEKISMLTAYDFSLARIVDEAGVDIILVGDSASNVMAGHETTLPITLDQMIYHASSVIRAVERALVVVDLPFGSYQGNSKEALNSTIRIMKEAGAHAVKLEGGREIRESVERIVSTGVPVMGHLGLTPQSIYKFGTYIVRAREEEEAKKLLEDAQILQDSGCFGIVLEKIPADLARKVSESIDIPVIGIGAGNRVDGQVLVLHDMLGITKEFSPRFLRRYMNLHDDIKNAVEAYCHDIKSKDFPNDQEQY is encoded by the coding sequence ATGTCAAAGAACTTAAGCCAGGTTAAAAGGGTTACCACCCACGTGCTTCAGGATATGAAACGGCGCGGAGAAAAAATCTCCATGCTCACGGCTTACGATTTTTCGTTGGCTCGGATCGTGGATGAAGCCGGTGTGGATATCATCCTCGTAGGCGATTCCGCTTCGAATGTCATGGCGGGACATGAGACCACCTTACCCATCACCCTGGACCAGATGATCTACCATGCTTCGTCTGTGATCAGAGCGGTGGAACGTGCCCTCGTTGTGGTAGACCTTCCTTTCGGAAGCTACCAGGGAAACTCGAAAGAGGCCCTGAATTCCACCATCCGGATCATGAAGGAGGCCGGAGCACACGCCGTGAAACTGGAAGGTGGACGCGAGATCCGTGAATCCGTTGAGCGCATCGTTTCCACGGGAGTCCCCGTGATGGGACACCTCGGACTGACTCCGCAGTCGATCTATAAATTCGGGACCTACATTGTGCGCGCCCGGGAAGAGGAAGAAGCGAAGAAGTTATTGGAAGATGCGCAGATCCTGCAGGACTCCGGTTGTTTCGGTATTGTTCTCGAAAAGATTCCCGCAGATCTGGCCAGAAAGGTTTCCGAAAGCATTGACATCCCGGTGATCGGTATCGGCGCCGGTAACCGGGTAGATGGCCAGGTACTGGTACTGCATGATATGCTGGGCATCACCAAAGAGTTCAGTCCCCGCTTTCTCCGCAGGTATATGAATCTTCACGACGATATCAAGAATGCGGTAGAAGCATACTGCCACGATATAAAATCCAAGGACTTCCCTAATGACCAGGAGCAATACTGA
- a CDS encoding 30S ribosomal protein S18, with amino-acid sequence MAQDSEIRYLTPPTVEIKKKKYCWFQKNKIQYIDYKDPDFLLRFVNEQGKILPRRLTGTSLKYQRKLATAIKRARHLSLLPYVSDMLK; translated from the coding sequence ATGGCACAAGATTCCGAGATCCGGTACCTCACCCCGCCGACAGTAGAGATCAAGAAAAAGAAATACTGTTGGTTCCAGAAAAATAAGATCCAGTATATCGATTATAAGGATCCTGACTTCCTGTTGCGTTTTGTGAATGAGCAGGGCAAGATCCTTCCACGCCGTCTGACCGGTACTTCGTTGAAGTATCAGCGCAAGTTGGCGACGGCGATCAAAAGGGCACGCCACCTTTCTTTGCTGCCTTACGTAAGTGATATGCTTAAATAA
- the rplI gene encoding 50S ribosomal protein L9 → MEIILKDYVKGLGEKNDIVRVKDGYGRNYLIPQGLGVIANDINRKVLDENLKQSAHRDAKIRQEAEELAGMLKDKVFKIGAKVGEKGRIFGSVTALQIADAIKEAGFTVDRKNISIKEEPIKELGTYSADVRLHKEVHSTVQFEVVEE, encoded by the coding sequence ATGGAAATCATTCTGAAAGATTACGTAAAAGGCCTTGGCGAAAAGAACGACATCGTTCGTGTGAAAGATGGCTATGGTCGCAATTATCTGATCCCTCAGGGTCTCGGTGTGATTGCAAATGATATTAACCGCAAGGTGCTTGATGAGAACCTGAAGCAATCGGCCCACCGTGATGCGAAGATCCGCCAGGAAGCTGAAGAGCTGGCAGGTATGCTGAAAGACAAAGTGTTCAAGATCGGTGCCAAGGTAGGTGAGAAGGGAAGGATCTTCGGTTCCGTGACCGCACTTCAGATTGCCGATGCGATCAAAGAAGCCGGTTTTACCGTGGACAGAAAGAACATCAGCATCAAAGAAGAACCCATCAAAGAACTCGGTACTTACTCAGCGGATGTTCGTCTTCACAAAGAAGTACACAGCACCGTTCAGTTCGAAGTGGTAGAAGAATAG
- a CDS encoding 30S ribosomal protein S6: MSEVKSRYETVFIMTPVLSEEQLKETVSKYKSLLKKEGADLIHESKWGLRKLAYPIQKKSTGFYHLLEFAAPGDAIDSVEVELKRDERVLRFLTVKLDKHAVAYNERKREKGKKEVQPETEEA, encoded by the coding sequence AGTTAAAAGCAGGTATGAAACCGTATTTATTATGACGCCTGTGCTGTCAGAAGAACAGCTAAAGGAAACGGTTTCCAAATACAAAAGCCTTCTAAAAAAGGAGGGGGCCGATCTCATCCACGAAAGTAAGTGGGGTCTCCGCAAGCTGGCTTATCCCATCCAAAAGAAGTCCACAGGTTTTTATCACCTGTTGGAGTTCGCCGCACCTGGCGATGCCATTGATTCGGTTGAGGTGGAACTTAAGCGTGACGAGCGGGTACTTCGCTTTCTGACTGTGAAGCTCGACAAACATGCAGTTGCCTATAACGAGCGTAAGCGTGAGAAAGGCAAGAAAGAAGTTCAGCCTGAAACAGAAGAGGCGTAA